A single genomic interval of Armigeres subalbatus isolate Guangzhou_Male chromosome 1, GZ_Asu_2, whole genome shotgun sequence harbors:
- the LOC134207584 gene encoding uncharacterized protein K02A2.6-like, with amino-acid sequence MKRQAHFYVVEQQLNLVGLDLIDQFNFWSVPMNRLCNHVTSSTSAISTLKQAYPTVFSDVPGLCTKANVQLTLKEGAQPIFRPKRSVAYAMHMTVDEELDRLENAGIITPVKYSEWAAPIVVVKKASQAVRICGDYSTGLNDALQPHQYPLPLPQDIFAKLSNCKMFSQIDLSDAFLQVEVQEESRDMLTINTHRGLYRYNRLPPGVKTAPEAFQQLVDTMLAGLECKSGYLDDVLIGGMDEEPRLGR; translated from the coding sequence ATGAAGCGTCAGGCTCATTTCTACGTGGTAGAGCAACAGCTCAACTTGGTTGGGCTGGATTTAATCGATCAATTCAATTTCTGGTCGGTACCCATGAATCGTCTTTGCAACCATGTCACTAGTTCGACATCAGCGATCAGCACTCTCAAGCAGGCCTACCCGACGGTGTTCAGTGATGTTCCTGGGCTGTGTACTAAGGCGAATGTGCAACTTACGCTGAAAGAAGGAGCACAACCCATTTTCCGACCTAAGCGTTCTGTCGCGTACGCAATGCACATGACCGTAGATGAAGAGTTGGATCGTTTGGAAAACGCTGGGATCATAACACCAGTGAAGTATTCAGAGTGGGCCGCTCCAATAGTCGTCGTGAAGAAAGCAAGCCAAGCGGTAAGGATTTGCGGAGATTACTCAACAGGTTTGAACGACGCTCTACAGCCGCATCAATACCCGCTTCCACTGCCGCAGGACATCTTCGCAAAATTGTCAAACTGCAAAATGTTCAGTCAAATCGACCTTTCTGACGCATTTTTGCAGGTTGAAGTGCAAGAAGAATCCAGGGATATGCTAACTATCAACACACATCGGGGACTCTACCGCTACAACAGGCTTCCGCCGGGAGTAAAAACAGCACCTGAAGCTTTTCAGCAGCTGGTGGATACCATGTTAGCTGGATTAGAATGTAAATCAGGTTACCTAGACGACGTGCTAATTGGCGGTATGGATGAGGAACCCCGACTAGGAAGGTAA